From Triticum urartu cultivar G1812 chromosome 2, Tu2.1, whole genome shotgun sequence, a single genomic window includes:
- the LOC125534380 gene encoding E3 ubiquitin-protein ligase RSL1-like: MAEADLTGLVDDFYFSALTHAQNDADAAEDDELFPISDEKYAAELQLQEVIMSSAIAAAATSARSSFPARRSTATASSSAVIIYGECSSSAVASSSSCSAQPSASATATLVFCKICMDAVPESDAHRASRGCAHAFCSACLAGYIGAKIQDRIADVKCPEERCTGVLDPALCQGMLPREVFERWGAALCESMMLGAKRTYCPFKDCSAMMVADDDDGEEVTQSECQVCRRLFCARCAVPWHASADCAAYRKLGRGDRGKEDMLLLEMAKGKKWKRCPKCEFFVEKTDGCLHITCRCTFQFCYGCGGQWGVTHASCSTS; this comes from the exons ATGGCCGAAGCGGACCTCACCGGCCTCGTCGACGACTTCTACTTCTCAGCCCTCACCCACGCCCAGAACGACGCCGACGCCGCCGAGGACGATGAGCTGTTCCCGATATCCGACGAGAAGTATGCCGCCGAGCTCCAGCTCCAGGAGGTGATCATGTCCTCCGCAATCGCTGCTGCCGCCACGTCGGCGCGCTCGTCGTTCCCGGCACGTCGCAGCACTGCCACCGCCAGCAGCAGCGCAGTTATCATATACGGTGAGTGCTCCTCCTCCGCCGTCGCCTCTTCATCTTCGTGCTCTGCGCAGCCCAGCGCCTCGGCGACGGCGACGCTCGTGTTCTGCAAGATCTGCATGGACGCCGTGCCGGAGTCGGACGCGCACCGCGCGAGCCGCGGCTGCGCGCACGCCTTCTGCAGCGCCTGCCTCGCGGGCTACATCGGCGCCAAGATCCAGGACAGAATCGCCGACGTCAAGTGCCCGGAGGAGCGCTGCACCGGCGTGCTCGACCCGGCTCTCTGCCAGGGCATGCTCCCGCGGGAGGTGTTCGAGCGCTGGGGCGCCGCGCTGTGCGAGTCCATGATGCTCGGCGCCAAGAGGACCTACTGCCCCTTCAAGGACTGCTCGGCGATGATGGTGgcggacgacgacgacggtgaGGAAGTCACGCAGTCCGAGTGCCAGGTGTGCAGGCGGCTGTTCTGCGCCCGGTGCGCCGTGCCGTGGCACGCCAGTGCCGACTGCGCTGCCTACCGGAAGCTCGGCAGGGGCGACAGGGGCAAGGAGGACATGCTGCTGCTGGAGATGGCCAAGGGGAAGAAGTGGAAGCGGTGCCCCAAGTGCGAGTTCTTCGTGGAGAAAACCGACGGCTGCCTGCACATCACCTGCAG GTGCACCTTCCAGTTCTGCTATGGGTGTGGTGGCCAGTGGGGCGTGACGCATGCTAGCTGCAGCACATCGTGA